The following coding sequences lie in one Sporichthyaceae bacterium genomic window:
- a CDS encoding TrpB-like pyridoxal phosphate-dependent enzyme, whose protein sequence is MRYTLGTNEIPSAWFNVAPHLPEPLAPPLHPGTGQPVGPDDLAPLFPMALIGQEMSAEPWIDIPGEVLDVLALWRPTPLVRARRLEKALDTPARIYFKDESVSPAGSHKPNTAVPQAFYNAAEGIRRISTETGAGQWGSAMSFACKQFGLECQVYMVAASYHQKPYRRLLMETWDGSVVASPSERTEVGRALLDKDPHCTGSLGIAISEAVEDAVGRVDTHYALGSVLNHVLLHQTVIGLEAKRQLEQAGERLPDVVIGSCGGGSNLAGIALPFVPDRGAGVRLLAVEPTACPTLTAGRYEYDFGDEAGMTPKLLMYTLGHDFIPLPIHAGGLRYHGDAPIICNLVHNGWMDAVAYPQSKVFEAAVQFAQTQGQIPAPETAHAIRAAIDEALAARETGEEKVILFNYSGHGLLDLSAYDDFRNGRLGEG, encoded by the coding sequence ATGCGATACACGCTCGGTACCAACGAGATCCCCAGTGCGTGGTTCAACGTCGCGCCGCACCTGCCCGAGCCATTGGCGCCCCCGTTGCATCCGGGGACCGGGCAGCCGGTCGGACCGGACGACCTGGCCCCGCTGTTCCCGATGGCGCTGATCGGCCAGGAGATGTCCGCCGAGCCGTGGATCGACATCCCCGGCGAGGTGCTCGACGTGCTCGCGCTGTGGCGGCCGACCCCGCTGGTCCGGGCCCGCCGCCTGGAGAAGGCGTTGGACACCCCGGCACGGATCTACTTCAAGGACGAGTCGGTCTCCCCGGCCGGCTCACACAAGCCGAACACCGCGGTGCCGCAGGCGTTCTACAACGCGGCGGAGGGCATCCGGCGGATCTCCACCGAGACCGGTGCCGGGCAATGGGGCAGCGCGATGTCCTTCGCCTGCAAGCAGTTCGGCCTCGAGTGCCAGGTCTACATGGTTGCCGCGTCCTACCACCAGAAGCCGTATCGACGGCTGCTCATGGAGACCTGGGACGGCAGCGTCGTTGCCTCACCTTCCGAACGCACCGAGGTCGGACGAGCCCTCCTCGACAAGGATCCCCACTGCACCGGTTCGCTGGGCATCGCGATCTCCGAGGCCGTCGAGGACGCCGTCGGGCGAGTAGACACCCACTACGCGCTCGGTTCGGTGCTGAACCACGTGCTGCTGCACCAGACGGTCATCGGCCTGGAGGCCAAGCGCCAGCTCGAGCAGGCCGGCGAGCGGCTGCCCGATGTCGTGATCGGCTCCTGCGGCGGCGGGTCCAACCTGGCCGGGATCGCGCTGCCGTTCGTCCCGGACCGGGGTGCCGGGGTCCGCCTGCTGGCCGTCGAACCGACCGCCTGCCCGACGCTGACCGCGGGCCGCTACGAGTACGACTTCGGCGACGAGGCCGGCATGACGCCGAAGCTGCTCATGTACACCCTCGGCCACGACTTCATCCCACTACCCATCCACGCGGGCGGGCTGCGTTACCACGGCGATGCCCCGATCATCTGCAACCTGGTCCACAACGGGTGGATGGACGCGGTCGCCTACCCGCAGAGCAAGGTTTTCGAGGCGGCGGTCCAGTTCGCCCAGACACAGGGGCAGATCCCGGCGCCGGAGACCGCGCACGCGATCCGGGCGGCGATCGACGAGGCTTTGGCCGCGCGGGAGACGGGTGAGGAGAAGGTGATCCTCTTCAACTACTCCGGGCACGGCCTGCTGGACCTCTCGGCCTACGACGACTTCCGCAACGGCCGCCTCGGCGAGGGCTGA